Within the Pelagovum pacificum genome, the region TGCTGATCTGGCGCTGCGAGGAACAGGCAGATCGATGCTGAGATGGGTGAACGCGCAGGGTTTCCGAGGCCAAGCAAAAGCCCTGAAACGCAGAAGGCCCCCGACGTGCGGGGGCCTTCTGGCGAATTGGTGCCCAGGAGAGGACTCGAACCTCCACGACCGTAAAGTCACTGGCACCTGAAGCCAGCGCGTCTACCAATTCCGCCACCTGGGCAGGTGTGCGAAGCGCCGTTTAGGAGAGCGCGAAGCCGGTGTCAACGCGATTCATGCAGTTCGGCAAAAGCGCCTTGTCTGGCCCCCGGGCGGACGGTAGACCCACCTCAGTCCGAGCGGAGTCAGCACGATGAGCAAGCTTGTCACCATTTTCGGCGGGTCCGGGTTCGTCGGCCGCTACATTGCCCGGCGCCTGGCCCAGGACGGCTGGCGTATCCGGGTCGCCGTGCGCAATCCGAACGAGGCGCTTTTCCTGCGGCCCTACGGTGTCGTCGGGCAGGTCGTCCCCGTGTTCTGCAACATTCGCGACGACAACAGCGTGCGCGAAGCGACTCGCGGCGCGGACGCGGTGGTGAATTGCGTCGGGGTGCTGAGCGAGATCGGCGCCAACACGTTCTCTGCCGTTCAGACGGAAGGTGCCGAACGTATCGCGCGGATCGCCAAGGAAGAGAACGTGGGCACGCTCGTCCACCTGTCCGCCATCGGCGCGGACGCCGAATCCTCCTCGGAATACGCCCAGACGAAAGCCGCCGGCGAAGCCGGCATCCTCGAGCATTTCCCGGATGCCATGATCCTGCGCCCGTCCCTGATCTTCGGGCCGGAAGACCAGCTCTTCAACCGCTTCGCGTCGATGTCCCTGATGGGGCCGGCACTGCCGCTCGTCGGGGCCGAGACGAAGTTCCAGCCGGTCTATGTCGACGACGTCGCCGCAGCGGCGGTGATGGGAGTCGAGGGCAAGGCGACCGGGACCTATGAACTCGGCGGGCCGGACGTGGACACGTTCCGCGAGCTGATGCAGCAGATGCTCGGGATGATTCACCGTCGGAAGATGATCGTTAACCTGCCGTTCGGCATCGCCAAGATCATGGCGGCTGTGTTCGGTGCGATCACCTTCGCAACCGCCGGGTTGTTCCGTGGTCCGATCACCCGCGATCAGGTCGAGAACCTGCGCCATGACAACGTGGTGTCCGAGGATGCGAAGGGCTTCAAGGAGCTCGGCATCGTTCCGGAATCGCTCGAGGCGATCCTGCCGGAGTATCTCTGGCGCTTCCGTCCCTCCGGTCAGTACGACGCGATCAAGGAAAGCGCGCGGAACCTCCGGGGCGGCCGGTATTCCTGACATCATGCGACGCCTGCTGCTCTGGCTGGCGTTCATTCTTCCGACCGTTGCCGGTGCGCAGGAAAGCTTTGCGACATTTGCGCGGGCGGTGACAAACGACGCGGCCGTTCTGGCGCGGATTGACGATATCCTTGCCGATCCGCCGGTCAGGACCGAAGACATCGGGTATTACGGTTTCGAGGACGCGCTGCCGTCCAAGCGTGCCCTCATGACGATGCTGTACCGGCTCTCCGAGGCCGGCGCGCTGATCTCCGTCGAGGACAAGTCTGTCAGCAACCTTCCCGCTGCGTTGACCGAGGCCGAGGTGATCGCCCCCGATCCGGAGAACCGGTTCCTGACGTTGCCGGGGTTTTCGGGGGAGGGAGCCAACAGCCCGCGCCGCGATCCGCTGATCGCGCTGCGGCGGGGCTTCGCGTCCCATGTCGACGCTCTGAACGCGGCGGCCGCGGCGCGGGGGTTCACCTTGATCGAGGTCCGCAAGGAGGGGGATGAGCTGCTGCTCTGGCCCGCGCCCGTGGCGGCGGCGGAGGAGTGGAGCGGCGTTGTCCTCGCCCCCGGTGTGACGCTCGTCCCGTTCGACGGGGTCACCTACTGGTCACTGCTCACCTACGAGCTGATGCTGGATGAGCGGGACAGCGCCCTGCCTGACGGGCTTCAGGAGTAGGCGATCCCAAGCAGGATCACCCCGAGAACGCAGCGGTAGATCACGTAGGGCGTGAAGCTGACGCTCTTCAGCAGTCGCATCATCAGGGTCAGCGCCAAAAGCGCGGCGATGAAGGCGAAGACCGCCGCGATCAGGCCGTCGCGGGCGACCTGCATGTTGCCCTCGGAGGCGACATCGGCGGCGAGAAGGACACCGGAGGCGAGAATCGTCGGGATCGACATGAGCATCGCCAGCTTCGCCCCATCGTGCCGGGTGTAGCCGAGCTGCCGGGCGCCGGTAATGGTGATGCCCGAGCGCGAGGTCCCTGGGATCAGGGCCACCGCCTGCCAGAGCCCCATTATGACCGCGTCCCGCAGGGACCAATCGTCCTGAGTCTTCACCTCGGGGCCCTTCTGGTCGGCCCAGTAGAGCACGATACCGAAGATCAGCATCGTCCAGCCGATCACCGCGATGGAGCGCATCGCCTCGTCGAGGCCGGTCACCTTCAACACGAGGCCGGCGATGATGACCGGGATCGTGGCGATGACGAGCAGGAAGGCCAGCTGCGCACCGGGCGTGTCCATCCGCCCGCGAAGCAGGCGAGGCAGGCCCAGAAGGCCCATCTTCACATCGCTCCAGAAGTAGATGACCACCGCGAACAGCGTTCCGACGTGCACCGCGACGTCGATGGCGAGACCCTGATCCTCCATTCCGGTAAGCTGGGGCAGCAGAATCAGGTGGCCTGAGGACGATACCGGCAGGAACTCCGTGATGCCCTGGATGATCGCCACGAGGAGGAGCTGCAGCAGAGGCATGATGGATCACCGGTTGATTCGACGTTGCCAACCTAACCCACGGGACTCCAAGGGTAAGCCCCCAAAAGGGTAACGAAGCGGACCTAATATTTGGCGCTCAAACACGAAAAGTGGTTGGGTTGGGTAATCTATTCGACCAATAGGTCAGCATTTATGACTTTTCATTCTCGGGGAACCGCTGTAAATCGCGTGTGAGATAGGGAAGGAGCCTGCCTTGGCCGTACAGAAGATGCTCAAGTTCGTGACCGTCGACCGGGACATGCCGGAGAAGCGTCCGCCGAACCTACGCAAAGAAGACTTCCAGGAGATCTACGGTGAATTCGCGAAAGCGAAGGCCGAGGAGCAGTCAGGCCGTTGCAGCCAGTGCGGCGTGCCCTACTGCCAGAGCCATTGCCCGCTTCACAACAACATCCCCGACTGGCTCCGCCTGACGGCCGAGAACCGTCTGCAGGAAGCCTACGAGATCAGCCAGGCGACGAACACGTTTCCCGAGATCTGCGGTCGCATCTGCCCGCAGGATCGCCTCTGCGAGGGCAACTGCGTGATCGAGCAGTCGGGCCACGGCACCGTCACGATCGGCGCCGTCGAGAAATACATCACCGACACCGCCTTCGACGAGGGGTGGGTCCAGCCGATCCGCCCCGCTCAGGAGCGTGCCGAAAGCGTCGCCATCATCGGTGCCGGGCCGGGTGGCCTCGCCGCTGCGGACCGCCTGCGCCGCGCCGGCCTGCAAGTGACGGTCTACGACCGCTACGACCGTGGCGGCGGGCTGATGACCTATGGCATTCCGGGCTTCAAGCTCGAGAAGGACATCGTCATGAAGCGGATGGCGCAGCTGGAGGATGGCGGCGTCGAGTTCGTGATGAACTGCAACGTGGGCGAAGACATCTCCTTCGACGCGATCCGCGGCAAGCACGACGCCGTGCTGATCGCCACCGGTGTCTACAAGAGCCGTGACCTGCAGGCTCCGGGCTCCGGCGCGAGCGGGATCGTGCGCGCCATCGACTACCTCACCGCCTCGAACCGCATCGGGTTCGGCGACGAGGTGCCCGAGTACGACAGCGGCGAGCTGAACGCCTCCGGCAAGAAGGTGGTCGTGATCGGCGGCGGCGACACCGCGATGGACTGTGTCCGCACCGCGATCCGTCAGGGCGCCGAGAGCGTGAAGTGCCTCTATCGCCGCGACAAGGCCAACATGCCCGGCTCGCAGCGCGAAGTCGCGAACGCGGAAGAGGAAGGCGTCGAATTCGTCTGGCTGTCCGCGCCCAAGGGCTTCACCGGCGACATGATCGAAGGCGTGATGGTGCAGAAGATGCGCCTCGGCGCGCCCGACGTGTCTGGCCGCCAGATGCCCGAGCTGATCGAAGGGTCGGATTACGTCGAGGACGCCGACCTCGTGATCAAGGCGCTCGGGTTCGAGCCGGAGGACCTGCCGGCGCTCTGGGGTGTCGAGGGGCTGGAAGTCACGCGGTGGGGCACGGTGAAGGCCGAGTTCACGACCGGCAAGACGTCGCTTCCCGGCGTCTATGCTGCGGGTGACATCGTCCGGGGTGCGTCGCTGGTGGTCTGGGCGATCCGCGATGGTCGCGACTCCGCCGACGCGATCCTCGAATACCTTGCAACCACGACGAGCGTCGCCGCCGAATAGGCGCGACGCCACCCGGCCGCTGCCGGACCGACACCAAGGACGATCGCAGGAGAGAATGGGACCGCGACTGCTGATACTGCTTGCCGCCATCACGGCCGCGCCTGCCGCGTTGCAGGCCCAGTCGGCTATGGGCGCGCCGGAAGGGTGCAAAGGCACCCTGACGGTTCAGCAGCGCGGGTGCCGTATCCTCAACGTGTGGACCTGCGAGGCCGAGCCGGGGATCACCTACAGCTCTCTCGGTGACGAAGACGGCCCGTTCCGCATCAAGAAGACGGATGCGGAGTTCCAGTGGCTCGCGACCTATTATCCCCGGGCGGGTGACGAGCAGACGCTTGCCCCGTCGAACCCTGATCCCGAGAGCATCACCGAGCTGATCGACACCGGCTACGACTCGTTCGACTTCAGCGTGCGCACCGCGCTCGATGGAATCGAAACGCGGGTCGTTGGCCATGACCGGCTGACCGGCGAGACCGAGATCGACGGCGAGCCGCTGCTGACGACCGAGTACGAGATGACCTACATCTCCGCCGACGGAGGCCGGTCCGGGCCATACCTCGGTCAGCAGTATCTGTCGGCGCGGCACCGGCTCTTCATCCTTGGCGAAAGCTGGGATGCGGCGGCTCCCGAAGACGTTACCGACAATTCCCCGGTGGAGTTCATCTACCCGGGCGAGGAGGGATTCTTTTCCGATACGCCGCGATACGGCTGTGACATGCTCATGTCGTCGTTCCAGCCATAGTCCGGAGTAGGTTCAGAAGATGCGTTTTCTCCTCGTCATAGTTCCCCTTGCGCTGCCGCTGGCCACACCGGCCGCGGCCCAGGACTCCGGTGGCTTCTCGCTGCCCGAAGGGTGCCGCGCCTATGTCACCGTGCAGGAGCGCGACTGCGTCGTCGCGCACCACTACCGGTGCGATGCCGACCCGGCCGGCTACCAGCGCCGTGTCGACCTCGGCGAAGAGGGCCTGCTTTATGCCGGCGTGACCGATGAGCAGGGGCAGTGGATCGAAAGCTACCACCCGTCCACGGATCACTCCGAAGCGCTCGAAGCGGCGCCGGCCGATCCCGCGAACCTGTCCGAACTGATCGAGCAGGGCGAGGACACCTACGACTTCATCACGCTCTCCGACGAGATCGGCCCGACCCGTTATGTGGGCCGTGACGCGCTGACCGGCGTGACCGAAGAGATCGACGGCGTGACGCTGCAACAGACGGAATACGACATCGTGGCCTATGGGCCGGATGGCGCCGAAGAGTGGCGGGCCTCAGGAAATGAATGGATTTCAAAGGATTGGCGGATTTTCCTGTCCGGTATCGGCTCGGTGACGACGCCGGCCGAGCAATGGGACACCGACGATTCTCCCGTTGAGTTCATTTTTCCGGGAGAGCCGGGTTTCTTATCCGCAAACCCGAAATACGGTTGCGGGGCGTTGATGTCCAAATCCGGAGGAACCGAATGAGACGCCTCACCATCGCCCTTGCGCTTGCCGCAGCGGCCCCCGTTGCCCCAGTCGCGGCCCAATCCTGGGAGCCGCCTCCGGGTTGCGAAGGTTTCCTGACCGTGCAGCAGCGCGGCTGCATGCTGTCCAACCACTACACCTGCGAAGAAGATCCCGATGGCGATCAGTGGCGTGTGGACTTCACCGAGCAGGGCCCCGTCTTCGCCAGCCGCATCAACTACGAGACGGAGTGGGTCGAAAGCCTCGGCCTCGTCACGCGCACCCGCACGGTGCTCGGCGACGATCCCGAAGATCCGGCGTCGCTGACGACGCTGCTCGAGGAGGGGATCGACACCTACGATTTCACGACCGTGACGAACGAAGAGGAAGTGACGCACTACGCGGGCGCCGACGTTCTGACGGGCGAGACGGTGAATATCGACGGGCACGAGCTCGCCGTCATCACCTACCAGACCGAGGTCGAGGGGCCGGAGGGCGTGTCGCGCCAGGAAGGCACCAACTACGTCGATATCGAGAACCGCATGTTCCTGCCCGGTACGACCGCGATGCGGAACGAAGACGGGACGATGGGTCCCGAGCGGGACAACACGCCGATGAAGATCATCGAGCCGGGTGAACCGGGCTTCTTCGCGTCCTCGCCGATCTACGATTGCGGCGTTCAGGACATCTCCTGGGAGGACGCGGGCCAGTGATCGCTGCCCGGATCATAACGGTCGACACGTTGGCGGGGAGTGTCCTTCCCGCCCGTGCCGATCGGACGGCCACGAACGGAGGGCGCTGATGGCGAGAACCGGACATTGCCTGTGTGGCGCGGTGAAATTTACCGCCAAAGAGCTCGGACCGTTCGGCATCTGCCATTGCGGCATGTGCCAACGATGGCTCGGCTCCGCGATGTTCGGCGTCACGGTCCCTGAGAAGGCGATGGAGATCGAGGGTGCCGAACATGTCGGCAGCCGCCGGTCGTCCGACTGGGCCACGCGCTGCTGGTGCACCGAGTGCGGTAGCAGCCTGTGGTACCGCTACGACAAGGGTCGCGACGGGCAGGGCGATTACGAAGTGCCGCTCGGCCTGTTCGACGACCGTGACGGCCTCACGCTGCGGCGCGAGATATATTTCGACCGCAAGTCCGACAGCTGGTCTGTCGAAGGCTCGCATGAACGGCTCACCGAAGCGCAGACCACTGCGATCTTCGGCTGAAAGTAGAGAGAGAACGATGGCGATGGACCTGGTTGACGGAACGATGGACGGAGAGTGCCTGTGCGGCGCGGTGACCGTGCACGTGTCCGGCCGCCACGAGGGCCAGCCGGGGGCCTGCCATTGCTCGATCTGCCGGACCTGGACCGGCGGCCTGTTCGTCGGCTTCCACGCCGAGGACGACGCCGTGACGGTCGAGGGCGACGTGCGCACCTACCGGTCCTCCCCGTTCGCCGACCGGGCCTTCTGCCCGGTGTGCGGGACGTCACTCTGGATCCGTGATCTCGAAACCGGCTCGGGCTACGACCTGATGCCCGGCCTGTTTCCCGCGCTGCACGGCGCGCCCCTGAAATCCGAAATCTATTCCGACCAGGCCCCGGCCTACATCGCTCTGTCCGGCGACCATGTCCGGCAGACGCAGGCGGAATGGGAAGCCAATCATCCCTTTGTCGAAGGAGACGTTCGATGACCCGTTACGATGAGACCTGGGCCCAAAGGGAAGAGACCAAACGCAAATGGATGGCGGAGAACTCGCTGTTCCGGGAGGATGACGAGCACGCATCGTGCGGCGTCGGCCTCGTGGTCTCCATCGACGGGACGAAAAGCCGGCAAGTGGTCGAGAACGGCATCAAGGCGCTGAAGGCCATCTGGCACCGTGGCGCTGTCGATGCCGACGGCAAGACCGGCGACGGCGCCGGCATCCACGTCCAGATCCCGGTCGACTTCTTCTACGACCAGATCCGCCGCACCGGCCACGAGCCCCGGATGGATCAGCTCATGGCGGTCGGTCAGGTGTTCCTGCCCCGCACCGACTTCGGCGCGCAGGAGACCTGCCGCACGATCGTCGAGACCGAAGTCCTGCGGATGGGCTATTACATCTACGGCTGGCGTCACGTGCCGGTGGACATCTCCGTCCTCGGCGACAAGGCCAACGCGACCCGGCCCGAGATCGAGCAGATCCTCATCTCAAACTCCAAGAATGTCGACGAAGAGACGTTCGAGCGCGAGCTCTACGTGATCCGCCGCCGGATCGAGAAGGCCGCCGCCGCGCAGCAGGTCGGCCAACTCTACCTCGCGTCGCTGTCCTGCCGGTCGATCATCTACAAGGGCATGATGCTGGCGCAGGACGTTGCCAACTTCTATCCCGATCTGCTGGACGAGCGGTTCGAGAGCGCCTTCGCGATCTACCACCAGCGCTACTCCACCAACACGTTCCCGCAATGGTGGCTGGCCCAGCCCTTCCGGATGCTCGCCCATAACGGCGAGATCAACACGCTGAAGGGCAACATGAACTGGATGAAGAGCCACGAGATCCGCATGGCCTCCTCCACGTTCGGCGACATGGCCGGTGACATCAAACCGATCATCAGCCAGGGCTCGTCGGACTCCGCCGCGCTCGACGCCGTGTTCGAGGTTCTGGTTCGGTCGGGCCGCAATGCGCCGATGGCCAAGACGCTGCTGGTGCCGGAAAGCTGGTCCAAGCAGGCGGACGAGCTGCCGCAGGCGTGGCGCGACATGTATGCCTACTGCAACGCGGTGATCGAGCCGTGGGACGGCCCCGCCGCGCTCGCCATGACTGACGGTCGCTGGGTTTGCGGCGGTCTCGACCGGAACGGCCTGCGCCCGATGCGCTACGTCGTGACCGGCGACAACCTTCTGATCGCGGGCTCCGAAGCCGGCATGGTGCCGGTCGACGAGAAGACCGTGAAGGAGAAGGGCGCGCTCGGCCCGGGGCAGATGATCGCCGTCGACATGAAGGAGGGCGGCCTCTTCCACGACGTCGAGATCAAGGACAAGCTCGCTGCCTCGCAGCCGTTCGGCGACTGGGTCGGCAAGATCAGCGAACTCGACGAAGAGCTCGCCAAGGCGACCGAGCAGCCGATCTTCGAAGGTGCCGAACTGCGCCGCCGCCAGATCGCGGCCGGGTTCACGGTCGAGGAGCTGGAGCAGATCCTCGCGCCGATGGCCGAGGACGGGAAAGAGGCGCTGGCCTCGATGGGGGACGACACGCCGCCCGCCGTTCTGTCCGAGCGGTATCGTCCGCTGTCGCACTATTTCCGGCAGAACTTCTCCCAGGTCACCAACCCGCCGATCGACAGTCTTCGCGAATACCGCGTCATGTCGCTCAAGACCCGGTTCGGGAACCTGAAGAACGTGCTGGACGAGGACAGCTCCCAGACCGAGATCCTCGTGCTCGACTCGCCGTTCGTCGGCAACGCCCAGTGGGAGATGCTGAAGGCGTCCTTCAACGCCGAGTGCATCGAGATCGACTGCACCTTCCCTTCGGGAGGCGGGCGTGACGCGCTGCGTGACGGTCTGGCCCGCATCCGGGCCGAGGCGGAGGACGCCGTGCGCTCCGGCGCGGGGCACATCATCCTCACGGACCAGCATCAGGACGACAGCAAGGTTCCGATGCCGATGATCCTCGCGACGTCGGCGGTGCATTCGTGGCTGACCCGCAAGGGCCTGCGGACCTTCTGCTCGCTCAACGTCCGCTCGGCCGAATGTATCGACCCGCATTACTTCGCGGTGCTGATCGGCTGTGGGGCGACCGTGGTGAACCCCTACCTCGCCGAGGACAGCCTCGCCGACCGTATCCGGCGTAACCTGCTGGACATGACCCTGACCGAGGCCGTGGCCAAGTATCGCGCCGCGATCGACGCCGGCCTGCTGAAGATCATGTCGAAGATGGGGATCTCGGTGATCTCGTCCTATCGCGGTGGCCTGAACTTCGAGGCGGTGGGCCTCTCCCGCGCGATGGTGGCGGAGTACTTCCCCGGCATGCATTCCCGGATCTCCGGCATCGGCGTGTCCGGCGTGCAGAAGAAGATCGAGGACATCCACGGCAAGGGTTTCCGCGGCGGTCAGGATGTCCTGCCGATCGGCGGTTTCTACAAGTCGCGCAAGTCGGGCGAGACCCACGCCTGGGGCGCCACCTCGATGCACATGATGCAGGCCGCCTGTGACCGGGCGAGCTACGAGCTGTGGAAGAACTATTCCAAGGCGATGACATCGGCCCCGCCGATCCACCTGCGCGACCTCCTGGCGATCAAGCCGATGGGCGAGCCCGTTCCGATCGAGGAAGTCGAGTCGATCACCTCGATCCGCAAGCGGTTCGTCACCCCGGGCATGTCGCTCGGCGCGCTGTCGCCCGAGGCGCACAAGACGCTGAACGTCGCGATGAACCGGATCGGTGCGAAGTCTGACTCCGGCGAAGGCGGCGAGGACCCGGCGCACTTCGTGCCCGAACCGAACGGTGACAACCCGTCCGCCAAGATCAAGCAGGTTGCGTCGGGCCGCTTCGGTGTCACCGCCGAGTACCTGAACCAGTGCGAAGAGCTGGAGATCAAGGTCGCGCAGGGTGCCAAGCCCGGCGAGGGCGGTCAGCTGCCCGGCATGAAGGTCACCAAGCTGATCGCGCGGTTGCGGCATTCGACCCCCGGCGTGATGCTGATCTCGCCGCCGCCGCACCACGACATCTACTCGATCGAGGATCTTGCGCAGCTGATCTATGACCTCAAGCAGATCAACCCACGCTGCAAGGTGACGGTGAAGCTGGTGGCGTCCTCGGGCGTCGGCACGATCGCGGCGGGTGTTGCGAAGGCGAAGGCCGACGTCATCCTGATCTCCGGCCATAACGGCGGCACCGGGGCCTCTCCGGCCACCTCCATCAAGTACGCTGGTCTCCCGTGGGAGATGGGCCTGTCCGAGGCGCACCAGGTTCTGGCGATGAACAACCTGCGCGACCGGGTGACGCTGCGCACCGACGGTGGCCTGCGGACCGGGCGTGACATCGTCATGGCCGCGATGATGGGGGCCGAGGAATACGGCATCGGCACCGCCGCGCTCATCGCCATGGGCTGCATCATGGTTCGCCAGTGCCAGTCGAACACCTGTCCGGTGGGCGTCTGCACGCAGGACGAGGCGCTGCGCGACAAGTTCACCGGCAACGCGGACAAGGTGGTGAACCTCATCACCTTCTACGCGACCGAAGTGCGCGAGATCCTCGCCGAGATCGGGGCCCGCAGCCTCGACGACGTCATCGGCCGGGCCGATCTGCTCACGCAGGTGTCCCGCGGTGCGGCGCATCTCGACGACCTCGACCTGAACCCGCTGCTCATCACCGTCGATGGCGCGGAGCACATCGTCTACGACCGCAACAAGCCGCGGAACGCCGTGCTCGACACGCTCGACGCGGAGATCATCAAGGACGCCGCGCGCTTCCTCGAGGATGGCGAGAAGATGCAGCTGCAATACGCGGTGCAGAACACGCTGCGGACCATCGGCACGCGCACGTCGAGCCACATCGTCAAGAAGTTCGGGATGAACAACGATCTTCAGCCGGACCACCTGACGATCAAGCTGAACGGTTCTGCGGGTCAATCGCTGGGTGCCTTCGCGGCACCGGGCCTGAAGATCGAAGTCGCGGGCGATGCCAACGACTACGTCGGCAAGGGCCTGTCGGGCGGCACGATCGTCGTGCGACCGACGATGTCCTCACCGCTCGTCGCGGCGGACAACACGATCATCGGCAACACCGTGCTCTACGGCGCGACGGCGGGCTACCTGTTCGCCGCCGGTCGTGCGGGCGAGCGGTTCGCGGTCCGGAACTCTGGCGCGCATGTCGTGATCGAAGGCTGCGGCTCCAACGGGTGTGAGTACATGACCGGCGGCATGGCGGTCATCCTCGGCTCCGTCGGTGCGAACTTCGGGGCGGGCATGACGGGTGGCATGGCCTTTCTTTACGACCCGACCGGTGAAAGCGCGACGATGCTGAACCATGAGACGCTGCTCACCTGCGCGGTGACCGAGGAGCACTGGCATGGTCAGCTGCACGGCCTCGTCAAACGGCACCTGGAAGAGACCGGCTCCCACAAGGCGGCCGACCTGCTCCAGCATTGGGAGGAAGAGCGTCAGCACTTCCTGCAGATCGTCCCGAAAGAGATGATCGACAAGCTTTCGCATCCCGTCGGGATCGAGGACGCGAAGATCCCGGCCGAGTGATCGCAGGCAGTAAGATCGAGATGGGCGCGACGGGAGACCGTCGCGCCCTTTCTCATTTCAGGAGATAAGAGAGCGGTGTACCGACGCGCCGGCCCAGGATCCGTCTCCGACGGCCAGCGCGACCGAATGCGGGACGCGCGCTGTGTCGCCGCAGGCGAACGCGCCGGGAACGGAGGTCTCCTTCGACGCGTCGGTAGAGATCATGCGTCCCAACATCGTGTCTTCGATCTGACACCCGAGTCGTTCCGCCACATCGGAGGAGGGGGCGACCACCGAGGCCGTGAAGAGCCCGGCGAAGTCCAGTGACGTGCCGTCTGTCAACTCGACCGTGGCATCGCCGCTCAGGCGCGTGATCGGGGTATCCTCGATCGTCACACCACGACGAAGGAGGTCTGCCCGCACGTCATGGTCAAGAGGGACGACGCCGTTCGTCAGGAAGGTGGTGGGACCCCATTCCGGCAGGAGCAATGCCTGGTGCACGGAGTTCGGTCCGGTGCCGATGACACCGATGCGCCCTTCGTTCAGCTCGTAGCCGTGGCAATAGGGACAGTGAAACACGTGCTTGCCCCACCGTTCCGCCAGGCCCTCGATCTCCGGCAGGGCATCGGTCACGCCGGT harbors:
- a CDS encoding NAD(P)/FAD-dependent oxidoreductase, translated to MTHDVIVIGGSYAGMAAALQLLRARRSVLVIDFGTRRNRFASQSHGFLGMDGMAPGDIVRIAREQLEAYKTLTWIDDTVADVSGETDAFTVTTCAGECHDGRRVIFGTGVTDALPEIEGLAERWGKHVFHCPYCHGYELNEGRIGVIGTGPNSVHQALLLPEWGPTTFLTNGVVPLDHDVRADLLRRGVTIEDTPITRLSGDATVELTDGTSLDFAGLFTASVVAPSSDVAERLGCQIEDTMLGRMISTDASKETSVPGAFACGDTARVPHSVALAVGDGSWAGASVHRSLIS